A section of the Citrus sinensis cultivar Valencia sweet orange chromosome 8, DVS_A1.0, whole genome shotgun sequence genome encodes:
- the LOC102613111 gene encoding ABSCISIC ACID-INSENSITIVE 5-like protein 1 isoform X3: MAFSDAPSVAYGGAQQQESPNDQESQSRIEKSLEEQLASPLNKQGSIFSLTLDEIQLKSGKSVGSMNMDEFLANLWNNVDENQVTSQPPDNNNNNNNQDNEPIMGNKLVVETVEPAATLTRQNSFSIPILLCKKTVEEVWSEIQKDQQPQRRCHVEPPQRQPTFGEITLEEFLVKAGVVQEPATKPCPQSHSPPIHRSNNDSNNNNNTCLGSAYGMGLGPSACTMMALGFSATQPSMGSNLLVNGYAAYPIYTAPTELVGQLASTDSNNGDDKEKSQGMMLEAVGPKGNRKRIIDGPHEVVVERRQRRMIKNRESAARSRARKQAYTVELELELTQLKAENDKLKEAVKELERKRVQEQLKMARKKTEKLRTLKRTASSGW, translated from the exons ATGGCATTTTCTGATGCACCAAGTGTTGCTTACGGAGGCGCCCAGCAACAAGAATCACCAAATGATCAAGAATCACAATCACGAATCGAAAAATCTCTCGAGGAACAACTGGCTTCCCCGCTGAACAAGCAAGGCTCAATCTTCTCGCTCACGCTCGATGAAATCCAACTCAAGAGTGGCAAGAGCGTCGGGTCGATGAACATGGATGAATTCCTCGCAAACCTGTGGAACAATGTCGACGAGAACCAAGTCACCTCACAGCCACCtgataacaacaacaacaacaacaaccaagACAACGAACCAATAATGGGCAACAAATTAGTCGTCGAAACGGTCGAACCGGCCGCCACATTGACCCGACAGAACTCATTTTCCATCCCTATCCTTCTCTGCAAGAAAACCGTGGAGGAAGTATGGTCCGAAATCCAAAAGGACCAACAACCCCAACGCCGCTGCCATGTCGAGCCACCTCAGCGCCAGCCTACCTTCGGAGAGATCACTTTGGAGGAGTTTCTCGTCAAAGCCGGGGTTGTCCAGGAACCGGCCACCAAGCCTTGTCCTCAGTCACATTCGCCGCCAATTCATCGAAGTAACAAtgacagcaacaacaacaacaacacgTGTTTGGGTTCAGCATACGGCATGGGGCTGGGACCTAGTGCGTGCACTATGATGGCGTTGGGATTTTCTGCTACTCAGCCGAGCATGGGGAGCAACTTGTTGGTCAATGGTTATGCAGCTTACCCAATATACACTGCACCAACCGAACTTGTGGGACAGCTAGCTAGTACTGATAGCAACAATGGTGATGATAAAGAGAAGAGCCAGGGCATGATGTTAGAGGCTGTTGGTCCGAAGGGCAATAGGAAGAGGATCATAGATGGTCCTCATGAGGTGGTCGTCGAGCGAAGGCAGCGTAGAATGATCAAGAATCGGGAATCTGCTGCGCGATCCCGTGCTAGGAAACAG GCATACAcagtggagctggagctggagTTAACTCAGCTCAAAGCGGAGAATGATAAGCTGAAAGAAGCTGTG AAGGAGCTTGAACGAAAGCGAGTACAAGAG CAACTGAAGATGGCAAGAAAGAAGACTGAAAAGCTGAGGACATTGAAGAGGACAGCAAGCTCCGGTTGGTGA
- the LOC102613111 gene encoding ABSCISIC ACID-INSENSITIVE 5-like protein 1 isoform X1: protein MAFSDAPSVAYGGAQQQESPNDQESQSRIEKSLEEQLASPLNKQGSIFSLTLDEIQLKSGKSVGSMNMDEFLANLWNNVDENQVTSQPPDNNNNNNNQDNEPIMGNKLVVETVEPAATLTRQNSFSIPILLCKKTVEEVWSEIQKDQQPQRRCHVEPPQRQPTFGEITLEEFLVKAGVVQEPATKPCPQSHSPPIHRSNNDSNNNNNTCLGSAYGMGLGPSACTMMALGFSATQPSMGSNLLVNGYAAYPIYTAPTELVGQLASTDSNNGDDKEKSQGMMLEAVGPKGNRKRIIDGPHEVVVERRQRRMIKNRESAARSRARKQAYTVELELELTQLKAENDKLKEAVKELERKRVQEISKRIFKQLKMARKKTEKLRTLKRTASSGW from the exons ATGGCATTTTCTGATGCACCAAGTGTTGCTTACGGAGGCGCCCAGCAACAAGAATCACCAAATGATCAAGAATCACAATCACGAATCGAAAAATCTCTCGAGGAACAACTGGCTTCCCCGCTGAACAAGCAAGGCTCAATCTTCTCGCTCACGCTCGATGAAATCCAACTCAAGAGTGGCAAGAGCGTCGGGTCGATGAACATGGATGAATTCCTCGCAAACCTGTGGAACAATGTCGACGAGAACCAAGTCACCTCACAGCCACCtgataacaacaacaacaacaacaaccaagACAACGAACCAATAATGGGCAACAAATTAGTCGTCGAAACGGTCGAACCGGCCGCCACATTGACCCGACAGAACTCATTTTCCATCCCTATCCTTCTCTGCAAGAAAACCGTGGAGGAAGTATGGTCCGAAATCCAAAAGGACCAACAACCCCAACGCCGCTGCCATGTCGAGCCACCTCAGCGCCAGCCTACCTTCGGAGAGATCACTTTGGAGGAGTTTCTCGTCAAAGCCGGGGTTGTCCAGGAACCGGCCACCAAGCCTTGTCCTCAGTCACATTCGCCGCCAATTCATCGAAGTAACAAtgacagcaacaacaacaacaacacgTGTTTGGGTTCAGCATACGGCATGGGGCTGGGACCTAGTGCGTGCACTATGATGGCGTTGGGATTTTCTGCTACTCAGCCGAGCATGGGGAGCAACTTGTTGGTCAATGGTTATGCAGCTTACCCAATATACACTGCACCAACCGAACTTGTGGGACAGCTAGCTAGTACTGATAGCAACAATGGTGATGATAAAGAGAAGAGCCAGGGCATGATGTTAGAGGCTGTTGGTCCGAAGGGCAATAGGAAGAGGATCATAGATGGTCCTCATGAGGTGGTCGTCGAGCGAAGGCAGCGTAGAATGATCAAGAATCGGGAATCTGCTGCGCGATCCCGTGCTAGGAAACAG GCATACAcagtggagctggagctggagTTAACTCAGCTCAAAGCGGAGAATGATAAGCTGAAAGAAGCTGTG AAGGAGCTTGAACGAAAGCGAGTACAAGAG ATTTCGAAAAGGATATTCAAGCAACTGAAGATGGCAAGAAAGAAGACTGAAAAGCTGAGGACATTGAAGAGGACAGCAAGCTCCGGTTGGTGA
- the LOC102613111 gene encoding ABSCISIC ACID-INSENSITIVE 5-like protein 1 isoform X7, which produces MAFSDAPSVAYGGAQQQESPNDQESQSRIEKSLEEQLASPLNKQGSIFSLTLDEIQLKSGKSVGSMNMDEFLANLWNNVDENQVTSQPPDNNNNNNNQDNEPIMGNKLVVETVEPAATLTRQNSFSIPILLCKKTVEEVWSEIQKDQQPQRRCHVEPPQRQPTFGEITLEEFLVKAGVVQEPATKPCPQSHSPPIHRSNNDSNNNNNTCLGSAYGMGLGPSACTMMALGFSATQPSMGSNLLVNGYAAYPIYTAPTELVGQLASTDSNNGDDKEKSQGMMLEAVGPKGNRKRIIDGPHEVVVERRQRRMIKNRESAARSRARKQAYTVELELELTQLKAENDKLKEAVKELERKRVQELVMF; this is translated from the exons ATGGCATTTTCTGATGCACCAAGTGTTGCTTACGGAGGCGCCCAGCAACAAGAATCACCAAATGATCAAGAATCACAATCACGAATCGAAAAATCTCTCGAGGAACAACTGGCTTCCCCGCTGAACAAGCAAGGCTCAATCTTCTCGCTCACGCTCGATGAAATCCAACTCAAGAGTGGCAAGAGCGTCGGGTCGATGAACATGGATGAATTCCTCGCAAACCTGTGGAACAATGTCGACGAGAACCAAGTCACCTCACAGCCACCtgataacaacaacaacaacaacaaccaagACAACGAACCAATAATGGGCAACAAATTAGTCGTCGAAACGGTCGAACCGGCCGCCACATTGACCCGACAGAACTCATTTTCCATCCCTATCCTTCTCTGCAAGAAAACCGTGGAGGAAGTATGGTCCGAAATCCAAAAGGACCAACAACCCCAACGCCGCTGCCATGTCGAGCCACCTCAGCGCCAGCCTACCTTCGGAGAGATCACTTTGGAGGAGTTTCTCGTCAAAGCCGGGGTTGTCCAGGAACCGGCCACCAAGCCTTGTCCTCAGTCACATTCGCCGCCAATTCATCGAAGTAACAAtgacagcaacaacaacaacaacacgTGTTTGGGTTCAGCATACGGCATGGGGCTGGGACCTAGTGCGTGCACTATGATGGCGTTGGGATTTTCTGCTACTCAGCCGAGCATGGGGAGCAACTTGTTGGTCAATGGTTATGCAGCTTACCCAATATACACTGCACCAACCGAACTTGTGGGACAGCTAGCTAGTACTGATAGCAACAATGGTGATGATAAAGAGAAGAGCCAGGGCATGATGTTAGAGGCTGTTGGTCCGAAGGGCAATAGGAAGAGGATCATAGATGGTCCTCATGAGGTGGTCGTCGAGCGAAGGCAGCGTAGAATGATCAAGAATCGGGAATCTGCTGCGCGATCCCGTGCTAGGAAACAG GCATACAcagtggagctggagctggagTTAACTCAGCTCAAAGCGGAGAATGATAAGCTGAAAGAAGCTGTG AAGGAGCTTGAACGAAAGCGAGTACAAGAG TTGGTCATGTTCTGA
- the LOC102613111 gene encoding ABSCISIC ACID-INSENSITIVE 5-like protein 1 isoform X4 — protein MAFSDAPSVAYGGAQQQESPNDQESQSRIEKSLEEQLASPLNKQGSIFSLTLDEIQLKSGKSVGSMNMDEFLANLWNNVDENQVTSQPPDNNNNNNNQDNEPIMGNKLVVETVEPAATLTRQNSFSIPILLCKKTVEEVWSEIQKDQQPQRRCHVEPPQRQPTFGEITLEEFLVKAGVVQEPATKPCPQSHSPPIHRSNNDSNNNNNTCLGSAYGMGLGPSACTMMALGFSATQPSMGSNLLVNGYAAYPIYTAPTELVGQLASTDSNNGDDKEKSQGMMLEAVGPKGNRKRIIDGPHEVVVERRQRRMIKNRESAARSRARKQAYTVELELELTQLKAENDKLKEAVELERKRVQEQLKMARKKTEKLRTLKRTASSGW, from the exons ATGGCATTTTCTGATGCACCAAGTGTTGCTTACGGAGGCGCCCAGCAACAAGAATCACCAAATGATCAAGAATCACAATCACGAATCGAAAAATCTCTCGAGGAACAACTGGCTTCCCCGCTGAACAAGCAAGGCTCAATCTTCTCGCTCACGCTCGATGAAATCCAACTCAAGAGTGGCAAGAGCGTCGGGTCGATGAACATGGATGAATTCCTCGCAAACCTGTGGAACAATGTCGACGAGAACCAAGTCACCTCACAGCCACCtgataacaacaacaacaacaacaaccaagACAACGAACCAATAATGGGCAACAAATTAGTCGTCGAAACGGTCGAACCGGCCGCCACATTGACCCGACAGAACTCATTTTCCATCCCTATCCTTCTCTGCAAGAAAACCGTGGAGGAAGTATGGTCCGAAATCCAAAAGGACCAACAACCCCAACGCCGCTGCCATGTCGAGCCACCTCAGCGCCAGCCTACCTTCGGAGAGATCACTTTGGAGGAGTTTCTCGTCAAAGCCGGGGTTGTCCAGGAACCGGCCACCAAGCCTTGTCCTCAGTCACATTCGCCGCCAATTCATCGAAGTAACAAtgacagcaacaacaacaacaacacgTGTTTGGGTTCAGCATACGGCATGGGGCTGGGACCTAGTGCGTGCACTATGATGGCGTTGGGATTTTCTGCTACTCAGCCGAGCATGGGGAGCAACTTGTTGGTCAATGGTTATGCAGCTTACCCAATATACACTGCACCAACCGAACTTGTGGGACAGCTAGCTAGTACTGATAGCAACAATGGTGATGATAAAGAGAAGAGCCAGGGCATGATGTTAGAGGCTGTTGGTCCGAAGGGCAATAGGAAGAGGATCATAGATGGTCCTCATGAGGTGGTCGTCGAGCGAAGGCAGCGTAGAATGATCAAGAATCGGGAATCTGCTGCGCGATCCCGTGCTAGGAAACAG GCATACAcagtggagctggagctggagTTAACTCAGCTCAAAGCGGAGAATGATAAGCTGAAAGAAGCTGTG GAGCTTGAACGAAAGCGAGTACAAGAG CAACTGAAGATGGCAAGAAAGAAGACTGAAAAGCTGAGGACATTGAAGAGGACAGCAAGCTCCGGTTGGTGA
- the LOC102613111 gene encoding ABSCISIC ACID-INSENSITIVE 5-like protein 1 isoform X10, producing MAFSDAPSVAYGGAQQQESPNDQESQSRIEKSLEEQLASPLNKQGSIFSLTLDEIQLKSGKSVGSMNMDEFLANLWNNVDENQVTSQPPDNNNNNNNQDNEPIMGNKLVVETVEPAATLTRQNSFSIPILLCKKTVEEVWSEIQKDQQPQRRCHVEPPQRQPTFGEITLEEFLVKAGVVQEPATKPCPQSHSPPIHRSNNDSNNNNNTCLGSAYGMGLGPSACTMMALGFSATQPSMGSNLLVNGYAAYPIYTAPTELVGQLASTDSNNGDDKEKSQGMMLEAVGPKGNRKRIIDGPHEVVVERRQRRMIKNRESAARSRARKQAYTVELELELTQLKAENDKLKEAVELERKRVQE from the exons ATGGCATTTTCTGATGCACCAAGTGTTGCTTACGGAGGCGCCCAGCAACAAGAATCACCAAATGATCAAGAATCACAATCACGAATCGAAAAATCTCTCGAGGAACAACTGGCTTCCCCGCTGAACAAGCAAGGCTCAATCTTCTCGCTCACGCTCGATGAAATCCAACTCAAGAGTGGCAAGAGCGTCGGGTCGATGAACATGGATGAATTCCTCGCAAACCTGTGGAACAATGTCGACGAGAACCAAGTCACCTCACAGCCACCtgataacaacaacaacaacaacaaccaagACAACGAACCAATAATGGGCAACAAATTAGTCGTCGAAACGGTCGAACCGGCCGCCACATTGACCCGACAGAACTCATTTTCCATCCCTATCCTTCTCTGCAAGAAAACCGTGGAGGAAGTATGGTCCGAAATCCAAAAGGACCAACAACCCCAACGCCGCTGCCATGTCGAGCCACCTCAGCGCCAGCCTACCTTCGGAGAGATCACTTTGGAGGAGTTTCTCGTCAAAGCCGGGGTTGTCCAGGAACCGGCCACCAAGCCTTGTCCTCAGTCACATTCGCCGCCAATTCATCGAAGTAACAAtgacagcaacaacaacaacaacacgTGTTTGGGTTCAGCATACGGCATGGGGCTGGGACCTAGTGCGTGCACTATGATGGCGTTGGGATTTTCTGCTACTCAGCCGAGCATGGGGAGCAACTTGTTGGTCAATGGTTATGCAGCTTACCCAATATACACTGCACCAACCGAACTTGTGGGACAGCTAGCTAGTACTGATAGCAACAATGGTGATGATAAAGAGAAGAGCCAGGGCATGATGTTAGAGGCTGTTGGTCCGAAGGGCAATAGGAAGAGGATCATAGATGGTCCTCATGAGGTGGTCGTCGAGCGAAGGCAGCGTAGAATGATCAAGAATCGGGAATCTGCTGCGCGATCCCGTGCTAGGAAACAG GCATACAcagtggagctggagctggagTTAACTCAGCTCAAAGCGGAGAATGATAAGCTGAAAGAAGCTGTG GAGCTTGAACGAAAGCGAGTACAAGAG TAA
- the LOC102613111 gene encoding ABSCISIC ACID-INSENSITIVE 5-like protein 1 isoform X6, with the protein MAFSDAPSVAYGGAQQQESPNDQESQSRIEKSLEEQLASPLNKQGSIFSLTLDEIQLKSGKSVGSMNMDEFLANLWNNVDENQVTSQPPDNNNNNNNQDNEPIMGNKLVVETVEPAATLTRQNSFSIPILLCKKTVEEVWSEIQKDQQPQRRCHVEPPQRQPTFGEITLEEFLVKAGVVQEPATKPCPQSHSPPIHRSNNDSNNNNNTCLGSAYGMGLGPSACTMMALGFSATQPSMGSNLLVNGYAAYPIYTAPTELVGQLASTDSNNGDDKEKSQGMMLEAVGPKGNRKRIIDGPHEVVVERRQRRMIKNRESAARSRARKQAYTVELELELTQLKAENDKLKEAVELERKRVQEDIQATEDGKKED; encoded by the exons ATGGCATTTTCTGATGCACCAAGTGTTGCTTACGGAGGCGCCCAGCAACAAGAATCACCAAATGATCAAGAATCACAATCACGAATCGAAAAATCTCTCGAGGAACAACTGGCTTCCCCGCTGAACAAGCAAGGCTCAATCTTCTCGCTCACGCTCGATGAAATCCAACTCAAGAGTGGCAAGAGCGTCGGGTCGATGAACATGGATGAATTCCTCGCAAACCTGTGGAACAATGTCGACGAGAACCAAGTCACCTCACAGCCACCtgataacaacaacaacaacaacaaccaagACAACGAACCAATAATGGGCAACAAATTAGTCGTCGAAACGGTCGAACCGGCCGCCACATTGACCCGACAGAACTCATTTTCCATCCCTATCCTTCTCTGCAAGAAAACCGTGGAGGAAGTATGGTCCGAAATCCAAAAGGACCAACAACCCCAACGCCGCTGCCATGTCGAGCCACCTCAGCGCCAGCCTACCTTCGGAGAGATCACTTTGGAGGAGTTTCTCGTCAAAGCCGGGGTTGTCCAGGAACCGGCCACCAAGCCTTGTCCTCAGTCACATTCGCCGCCAATTCATCGAAGTAACAAtgacagcaacaacaacaacaacacgTGTTTGGGTTCAGCATACGGCATGGGGCTGGGACCTAGTGCGTGCACTATGATGGCGTTGGGATTTTCTGCTACTCAGCCGAGCATGGGGAGCAACTTGTTGGTCAATGGTTATGCAGCTTACCCAATATACACTGCACCAACCGAACTTGTGGGACAGCTAGCTAGTACTGATAGCAACAATGGTGATGATAAAGAGAAGAGCCAGGGCATGATGTTAGAGGCTGTTGGTCCGAAGGGCAATAGGAAGAGGATCATAGATGGTCCTCATGAGGTGGTCGTCGAGCGAAGGCAGCGTAGAATGATCAAGAATCGGGAATCTGCTGCGCGATCCCGTGCTAGGAAACAG GCATACAcagtggagctggagctggagTTAACTCAGCTCAAAGCGGAGAATGATAAGCTGAAAGAAGCTGTG GAGCTTGAACGAAAGCGAGTACAAGAG GATATTCAAGCAACTGAAGATGGCAAGAAAGAAGACTGA
- the LOC102613111 gene encoding ABSCISIC ACID-INSENSITIVE 5-like protein 1 isoform X2, protein MAFSDAPSVAYGGAQQQESPNDQESQSRIEKSLEEQLASPLNKQGSIFSLTLDEIQLKSGKSVGSMNMDEFLANLWNNVDENQVTSQPPDNNNNNNNQDNEPIMGNKLVVETVEPAATLTRQNSFSIPILLCKKTVEEVWSEIQKDQQPQRRCHVEPPQRQPTFGEITLEEFLVKAGVVQEPATKPCPQSHSPPIHRSNNDSNNNNNTCLGSAYGMGLGPSACTMMALGFSATQPSMGSNLLVNGYAAYPIYTAPTELVGQLASTDSNNGDDKEKSQGMMLEAVGPKGNRKRIIDGPHEVVVERRQRRMIKNRESAARSRARKQAYTVELELELTQLKAENDKLKEAVELERKRVQEISKRIFKQLKMARKKTEKLRTLKRTASSGW, encoded by the exons ATGGCATTTTCTGATGCACCAAGTGTTGCTTACGGAGGCGCCCAGCAACAAGAATCACCAAATGATCAAGAATCACAATCACGAATCGAAAAATCTCTCGAGGAACAACTGGCTTCCCCGCTGAACAAGCAAGGCTCAATCTTCTCGCTCACGCTCGATGAAATCCAACTCAAGAGTGGCAAGAGCGTCGGGTCGATGAACATGGATGAATTCCTCGCAAACCTGTGGAACAATGTCGACGAGAACCAAGTCACCTCACAGCCACCtgataacaacaacaacaacaacaaccaagACAACGAACCAATAATGGGCAACAAATTAGTCGTCGAAACGGTCGAACCGGCCGCCACATTGACCCGACAGAACTCATTTTCCATCCCTATCCTTCTCTGCAAGAAAACCGTGGAGGAAGTATGGTCCGAAATCCAAAAGGACCAACAACCCCAACGCCGCTGCCATGTCGAGCCACCTCAGCGCCAGCCTACCTTCGGAGAGATCACTTTGGAGGAGTTTCTCGTCAAAGCCGGGGTTGTCCAGGAACCGGCCACCAAGCCTTGTCCTCAGTCACATTCGCCGCCAATTCATCGAAGTAACAAtgacagcaacaacaacaacaacacgTGTTTGGGTTCAGCATACGGCATGGGGCTGGGACCTAGTGCGTGCACTATGATGGCGTTGGGATTTTCTGCTACTCAGCCGAGCATGGGGAGCAACTTGTTGGTCAATGGTTATGCAGCTTACCCAATATACACTGCACCAACCGAACTTGTGGGACAGCTAGCTAGTACTGATAGCAACAATGGTGATGATAAAGAGAAGAGCCAGGGCATGATGTTAGAGGCTGTTGGTCCGAAGGGCAATAGGAAGAGGATCATAGATGGTCCTCATGAGGTGGTCGTCGAGCGAAGGCAGCGTAGAATGATCAAGAATCGGGAATCTGCTGCGCGATCCCGTGCTAGGAAACAG GCATACAcagtggagctggagctggagTTAACTCAGCTCAAAGCGGAGAATGATAAGCTGAAAGAAGCTGTG GAGCTTGAACGAAAGCGAGTACAAGAG ATTTCGAAAAGGATATTCAAGCAACTGAAGATGGCAAGAAAGAAGACTGAAAAGCTGAGGACATTGAAGAGGACAGCAAGCTCCGGTTGGTGA
- the LOC102613111 gene encoding ABSCISIC ACID-INSENSITIVE 5-like protein 1 isoform X9 yields the protein MAFSDAPSVAYGGAQQQESPNDQESQSRIEKSLEEQLASPLNKQGSIFSLTLDEIQLKSGKSVGSMNMDEFLANLWNNVDENQVTSQPPDNNNNNNNQDNEPIMGNKLVVETVEPAATLTRQNSFSIPILLCKKTVEEVWSEIQKDQQPQRRCHVEPPQRQPTFGEITLEEFLVKAGVVQEPATKPCPQSHSPPIHRSNNDSNNNNNTCLGSAYGMGLGPSACTMMALGFSATQPSMGSNLLVNGYAAYPIYTAPTELVGQLASTDSNNGDDKEKSQGMMLEAVGPKGNRKRIIDGPHEVVVERRQRRMIKNRESAARSRARKQAYTVELELELTQLKAENDKLKEAVKELERKRVQE from the exons ATGGCATTTTCTGATGCACCAAGTGTTGCTTACGGAGGCGCCCAGCAACAAGAATCACCAAATGATCAAGAATCACAATCACGAATCGAAAAATCTCTCGAGGAACAACTGGCTTCCCCGCTGAACAAGCAAGGCTCAATCTTCTCGCTCACGCTCGATGAAATCCAACTCAAGAGTGGCAAGAGCGTCGGGTCGATGAACATGGATGAATTCCTCGCAAACCTGTGGAACAATGTCGACGAGAACCAAGTCACCTCACAGCCACCtgataacaacaacaacaacaacaaccaagACAACGAACCAATAATGGGCAACAAATTAGTCGTCGAAACGGTCGAACCGGCCGCCACATTGACCCGACAGAACTCATTTTCCATCCCTATCCTTCTCTGCAAGAAAACCGTGGAGGAAGTATGGTCCGAAATCCAAAAGGACCAACAACCCCAACGCCGCTGCCATGTCGAGCCACCTCAGCGCCAGCCTACCTTCGGAGAGATCACTTTGGAGGAGTTTCTCGTCAAAGCCGGGGTTGTCCAGGAACCGGCCACCAAGCCTTGTCCTCAGTCACATTCGCCGCCAATTCATCGAAGTAACAAtgacagcaacaacaacaacaacacgTGTTTGGGTTCAGCATACGGCATGGGGCTGGGACCTAGTGCGTGCACTATGATGGCGTTGGGATTTTCTGCTACTCAGCCGAGCATGGGGAGCAACTTGTTGGTCAATGGTTATGCAGCTTACCCAATATACACTGCACCAACCGAACTTGTGGGACAGCTAGCTAGTACTGATAGCAACAATGGTGATGATAAAGAGAAGAGCCAGGGCATGATGTTAGAGGCTGTTGGTCCGAAGGGCAATAGGAAGAGGATCATAGATGGTCCTCATGAGGTGGTCGTCGAGCGAAGGCAGCGTAGAATGATCAAGAATCGGGAATCTGCTGCGCGATCCCGTGCTAGGAAACAG GCATACAcagtggagctggagctggagTTAACTCAGCTCAAAGCGGAGAATGATAAGCTGAAAGAAGCTGTG AAGGAGCTTGAACGAAAGCGAGTACAAGAG TAA
- the LOC102613111 gene encoding ABSCISIC ACID-INSENSITIVE 5-like protein 1 isoform X5 yields MAFSDAPSVAYGGAQQQESPNDQESQSRIEKSLEEQLASPLNKQGSIFSLTLDEIQLKSGKSVGSMNMDEFLANLWNNVDENQVTSQPPDNNNNNNNQDNEPIMGNKLVVETVEPAATLTRQNSFSIPILLCKKTVEEVWSEIQKDQQPQRRCHVEPPQRQPTFGEITLEEFLVKAGVVQEPATKPCPQSHSPPIHRSNNDSNNNNNTCLGSAYGMGLGPSACTMMALGFSATQPSMGSNLLVNGYAAYPIYTAPTELVGQLASTDSNNGDDKEKSQGMMLEAVGPKGNRKRIIDGPHEVVVERRQRRMIKNRESAARSRARKQAYTVELELELTQLKAENDKLKEAVKELERKRVQEDIQATEDGKKED; encoded by the exons ATGGCATTTTCTGATGCACCAAGTGTTGCTTACGGAGGCGCCCAGCAACAAGAATCACCAAATGATCAAGAATCACAATCACGAATCGAAAAATCTCTCGAGGAACAACTGGCTTCCCCGCTGAACAAGCAAGGCTCAATCTTCTCGCTCACGCTCGATGAAATCCAACTCAAGAGTGGCAAGAGCGTCGGGTCGATGAACATGGATGAATTCCTCGCAAACCTGTGGAACAATGTCGACGAGAACCAAGTCACCTCACAGCCACCtgataacaacaacaacaacaacaaccaagACAACGAACCAATAATGGGCAACAAATTAGTCGTCGAAACGGTCGAACCGGCCGCCACATTGACCCGACAGAACTCATTTTCCATCCCTATCCTTCTCTGCAAGAAAACCGTGGAGGAAGTATGGTCCGAAATCCAAAAGGACCAACAACCCCAACGCCGCTGCCATGTCGAGCCACCTCAGCGCCAGCCTACCTTCGGAGAGATCACTTTGGAGGAGTTTCTCGTCAAAGCCGGGGTTGTCCAGGAACCGGCCACCAAGCCTTGTCCTCAGTCACATTCGCCGCCAATTCATCGAAGTAACAAtgacagcaacaacaacaacaacacgTGTTTGGGTTCAGCATACGGCATGGGGCTGGGACCTAGTGCGTGCACTATGATGGCGTTGGGATTTTCTGCTACTCAGCCGAGCATGGGGAGCAACTTGTTGGTCAATGGTTATGCAGCTTACCCAATATACACTGCACCAACCGAACTTGTGGGACAGCTAGCTAGTACTGATAGCAACAATGGTGATGATAAAGAGAAGAGCCAGGGCATGATGTTAGAGGCTGTTGGTCCGAAGGGCAATAGGAAGAGGATCATAGATGGTCCTCATGAGGTGGTCGTCGAGCGAAGGCAGCGTAGAATGATCAAGAATCGGGAATCTGCTGCGCGATCCCGTGCTAGGAAACAG GCATACAcagtggagctggagctggagTTAACTCAGCTCAAAGCGGAGAATGATAAGCTGAAAGAAGCTGTG AAGGAGCTTGAACGAAAGCGAGTACAAGAG GATATTCAAGCAACTGAAGATGGCAAGAAAGAAGACTGA